One window of Chryseobacterium sp. JJR-5R genomic DNA carries:
- a CDS encoding lipocalin family protein, with the protein MKMLKKIAIPVSLGILGLVILNSCSVGIPDGATAVKDFNADRYLGKWYEIARFDYRFEKDLDNVTATYSKNEDGTLRVANRGYNYVKKEWKESIGEARFVNDPSEARLKVSFFKPIWAGYNVIDIDDNYQYALVVGNSVKYIWILSRTKEIPETIRQKFLEKAKSLGYNTGELIWVKHN; encoded by the coding sequence ATGAAAATGCTGAAAAAAATCGCAATCCCCGTTTCACTGGGTATTTTAGGGTTGGTTATCTTAAACTCATGTTCCGTAGGAATCCCTGATGGAGCGACGGCTGTAAAGGATTTCAATGCTGACCGTTACCTGGGGAAATGGTATGAAATCGCCCGTTTTGATTACAGGTTTGAAAAAGATTTGGATAATGTAACCGCAACTTATTCCAAAAATGAAGACGGGACCCTACGCGTTGCCAACCGTGGTTACAATTATGTGAAAAAAGAATGGAAAGAATCCATAGGTGAGGCAAGATTTGTAAATGATCCGTCAGAAGCCAGGCTGAAAGTATCGTTCTTTAAACCTATTTGGGCAGGATACAACGTAATTGATATCGATGATAATTACCAATATGCCTTGGTCGTAGGGAACAGTGTAAAATACATCTGGATCCTTTCAAGAACAAAAGAAATTCCCGAAACCATCAGGCAGAAATTCCTTGAAAAGGCAAAAAGCCTTGGCTATAATACCGGTGAGCTGATCTGGGTAAAACATAATTAA
- a CDS encoding histidine kinase, protein MLLLMFTGTTMHSQVNMAQEIRTQSKKLQKAVDKEDESAQADSYYRIGEAFFNDGNFSKSEAYFSKAKTIYENLRDNPNIEKASRRLAQSQEKQNKISPAISNYSRAAEAESGPSKAQSVNSNDAARLSSASPEIKTEAIQNNIRINEKENEKADLAMSYSQMADVNIREKNIRGAEENLNNAYKISKKEAPQQALEINRKLTDFYVKNKKFDKAIETQKKVLREDFVKGDSRKEVEQMQELADIYIRKNDTEGAIGLFKKSYSIALNKGHTLEAQKSVRKLDSLFDVSGNTRASVRLYRDFLGKLPDLVAKDKSLADDKILEDTEQRIEQLEKEKTLKDELIRKKNIFNYGLMGALIILIILVIFIFRTLKKVQVRNKKIALQSLRREMNPHFIFNSLNSVNHFIATNNELEANQYLTRFSKLMRGVMENSAEDFIPFQQELDLLQNYLALEKTRFTDKFDYEIEVDENLNIQSLKVPGMLVQPFLENAIWHGLRYRTAKGFLKLSFKKDKQHLIIRIEDNGIGIEESRKQKTQHQKTREGRGMKNTLERISLLNDLYRQDIECSITDKKTEPGVLVEISYKL, encoded by the coding sequence TTGCTGTTACTCATGTTTACCGGGACTACAATGCATTCCCAGGTTAATATGGCACAGGAAATCCGGACGCAGAGCAAAAAACTTCAGAAGGCCGTTGATAAGGAGGACGAATCTGCCCAGGCTGATTCTTATTACCGGATTGGCGAAGCGTTCTTTAATGACGGGAATTTTTCAAAAAGTGAAGCCTATTTTTCAAAAGCGAAAACCATCTATGAAAATCTTAGAGATAATCCCAATATAGAAAAAGCAAGCCGCAGGTTGGCCCAGTCGCAGGAAAAACAGAACAAGATTTCGCCGGCCATCAGCAACTACAGCAGAGCAGCAGAGGCGGAGTCCGGGCCTTCCAAAGCACAATCTGTGAACTCCAATGATGCGGCAAGGCTTTCATCAGCTTCACCTGAAATCAAGACAGAAGCCATTCAGAATAACATCCGGATCAATGAAAAGGAAAATGAAAAGGCAGACCTGGCCATGAGTTACAGCCAGATGGCGGATGTGAATATCAGGGAGAAAAATATCCGGGGAGCAGAAGAGAATTTAAATAATGCCTACAAAATTTCTAAAAAAGAAGCGCCTCAGCAGGCTTTAGAAATCAACCGGAAGCTGACGGATTTTTACGTTAAAAATAAAAAATTCGACAAAGCCATTGAAACCCAAAAAAAGGTTTTAAGAGAAGATTTTGTGAAAGGGGATTCCCGGAAGGAAGTAGAGCAGATGCAGGAACTGGCTGATATTTACATCAGGAAAAACGATACGGAAGGTGCCATTGGTTTGTTTAAAAAATCCTATAGTATTGCTTTGAATAAAGGCCACACGCTGGAAGCACAGAAAAGCGTCAGGAAACTGGATAGTCTTTTTGATGTCTCCGGGAATACCCGTGCTTCTGTCCGGCTGTACCGGGATTTCCTTGGGAAACTGCCTGATCTGGTCGCCAAGGACAAAAGCCTGGCAGATGATAAGATCCTTGAAGATACGGAACAGCGGATCGAGCAGCTGGAAAAAGAAAAAACACTTAAGGATGAATTGATCCGCAAAAAGAATATTTTCAATTACGGGCTGATGGGTGCCTTGATAATCCTGATAATCCTGGTCATCTTTATTTTCAGGACGCTGAAAAAGGTGCAGGTAAGAAATAAAAAAATCGCTTTGCAGTCGCTGCGCCGTGAAATGAATCCGCATTTTATCTTTAACAGTTTAAACAGTGTAAACCATTTTATCGCAACCAATAATGAGTTGGAGGCCAACCAGTATTTAACAAGGTTCTCTAAACTTATGCGTGGCGTCATGGAAAATTCCGCTGAAGATTTTATTCCTTTTCAGCAGGAACTGGACTTGCTTCAGAATTACCTGGCCCTGGAGAAAACACGTTTTACCGATAAATTCGATTATGAAATTGAGGTTGATGAAAATTTAAATATCCAAAGCCTGAAAGTTCCCGGCATGCTGGTACAGCCGTTTCTGGAAAATGCAATCTGGCACGGTTTACGTTACAGAACCGCAAAAGGATTCCTGAAGCTGAGCTTTAAAAAAGACAAACAGCATCTGATCATCAGGATCGAGGATAACGGAATCGGGATTGAAGAAAGCAGGAAGCAAAAAACACAGCACCAGAAAACACGCGAGGGCCGCGGCATGAAAAATACCCTGGAAAGGATCTCGCTTCTTAATGATCTATACAGACAGGATATTGAATGCAGCATTACAGATAAAAAAACGGAACCGGGCGTTTTGGTGGAAATAAGCTATAAATTATAA
- a CDS encoding CinA family nicotinamide mononucleotide deamidase-related protein — MKNAVLITIGDEILSGNTVDTNSNFIASELKNIGIQVSQILTISDEIETIKKAIGSSFETGDLIITTGGLGPTRDDKTKKAIAEFFSDEIALDEVTFNHLKAYMEKRGRLEILERNREQAFVPTKSTVFQNHFGTAPCMMMEQDGKLLFSLPGVPYEVKPLIKDQIIPYLHNKFSLHYISSRIVSVVGIPESILADTVESWELALPENIALSYLPVGTRVKLKLTATGENEPFLEQQLEDEIRKLLPLIDGHVIATSGDKIEKILAEILAERKLTISTAESCTGGELAKMLTVNPGSSSYYTGGMVAYATDRKIEILKVKKETVDEFTVVSEQVATEMAEGCQQLFGTRIALSTTGVAGPGKGEDGKEVGTVFYSIRIDDQAVTSKLYLPHLERPDFMHFVSQKVLQDLVSMLIGN, encoded by the coding sequence ATGAAAAATGCTGTTCTGATTACCATCGGTGATGAAATCCTTTCAGGAAATACGGTAGACACCAATTCCAATTTCATTGCTTCGGAGCTTAAAAATATAGGGATACAGGTTTCACAGATCCTTACGATTTCAGATGAAATAGAAACCATTAAAAAAGCAATCGGGTCTTCTTTTGAAACGGGTGATTTAATCATCACAACGGGCGGTTTAGGCCCCACACGGGATGATAAAACCAAAAAAGCCATTGCTGAATTTTTCAGTGATGAAATTGCCCTGGATGAGGTTACCTTCAACCATCTGAAAGCTTATATGGAAAAGCGAGGCCGGCTGGAAATCCTGGAGCGGAACCGGGAGCAGGCTTTTGTGCCTACAAAATCCACGGTTTTCCAGAACCATTTCGGGACGGCACCCTGTATGATGATGGAGCAGGACGGGAAACTGCTGTTCAGTCTTCCCGGTGTTCCTTATGAAGTGAAGCCGCTCATCAAGGACCAGATCATCCCTTACCTGCACAATAAATTCAGCCTGCATTATATTTCATCAAGAATTGTGTCCGTAGTCGGGATCCCGGAAAGTATTCTGGCCGATACCGTTGAAAGCTGGGAACTGGCTCTGCCTGAAAATATCGCTTTGTCCTATCTGCCGGTTGGGACCCGTGTCAAGCTGAAGCTTACGGCAACCGGTGAAAATGAACCTTTCCTGGAGCAGCAGCTGGAAGATGAGATCCGGAAACTGCTTCCTCTGATCGATGGTCATGTGATTGCTACCTCCGGAGATAAAATTGAGAAAATCCTGGCGGAAATCCTGGCAGAAAGAAAACTGACAATTTCCACGGCAGAAAGCTGTACCGGCGGGGAACTGGCAAAAATGCTTACCGTAAATCCCGGCAGTTCATCTTATTACACCGGCGGAATGGTAGCGTATGCCACAGACCGGAAAATAGAGATCTTAAAAGTTAAAAAAGAAACCGTTGATGAGTTTACCGTTGTAAGTGAACAGGTAGCTACAGAAATGGCGGAAGGCTGTCAACAACTGTTTGGTACCCGTATAGCTCTGTCTACCACAGGAGTGGCCGGGCCCGGAAAAGGGGAAGACGGCAAAGAAGTGGGGACGGTTTTCTACAGCATCAGGATTGATGATCAGGCCGTGACTTCAAAATTATACCTGCCGCATCTCGAAAGGCCGGATTTTATGCATTTCGTTTCACAGAAAGTCCTTCAGGATCTGGTATCGATGCTGATCGGCAACTGA
- a CDS encoding LytTR family DNA-binding domain-containing protein yields the protein MKIQSVIVDDEKMARDVLRNYLTKYCPQVEIAGEAENIKEAVPLISEKRPQLVFLDVEMPFGNAFDVLEATREFSYETIFITAFSQYSLQALNKSASYYILKPIDIQELIAAVNKAAESIERKEELNRNKILLENLKLKPEKQQLILPTLQGFDVVKTEDIIRLQADGNFTQVYLTDGSKKMVCRFLKHFDDLLEKPFVRVHRSHIINTGFVKSYHKSGTATLSDHTEIEISGSFKEEFLKIFS from the coding sequence ATGAAAATACAATCCGTCATCGTAGATGATGAAAAAATGGCAAGGGATGTTTTAAGAAACTACCTCACCAAATACTGTCCGCAGGTTGAGATCGCGGGCGAGGCTGAAAACATTAAAGAAGCTGTCCCGCTGATTTCCGAAAAGCGTCCGCAGCTTGTTTTTCTGGATGTGGAAATGCCTTTCGGAAATGCCTTTGACGTTCTTGAAGCTACTCGTGAGTTTTCTTATGAAACCATTTTCATTACTGCCTTTTCACAATATTCACTGCAGGCTTTAAATAAGTCGGCAAGCTATTATATTTTAAAACCGATCGACATTCAGGAACTCATTGCAGCCGTAAATAAGGCAGCGGAAAGTATTGAGAGAAAAGAGGAACTTAACCGCAATAAAATCCTCCTAGAAAACCTGAAGCTGAAACCTGAAAAACAACAATTGATTTTGCCGACTTTGCAGGGTTTTGATGTGGTAAAAACGGAAGACATCATCAGGCTTCAGGCAGACGGGAATTTTACACAGGTCTACCTTACCGACGGCTCAAAGAAAATGGTCTGCCGCTTTTTAAAGCACTTCGATGACCTTCTGGAAAAACCGTTTGTGAGGGTTCACCGTTCGCATATCATCAATACCGGTTTTGTGAAATCCTATCACAAAAGCGGAACGGCAACATTGTCAGACCATACGGAAATTGAAATCTCTGGAAGCTTCAAAGAAGAGTTCCTGAAAATCTTTTCCTGA